One region of Pseudomonas alvandae genomic DNA includes:
- a CDS encoding aromatic ring-hydroxylating dioxygenase subunit alpha, which yields MSYLLNTWYIAGWADELAPRAMLGRTIVEQPMVFFRDSRGAIQALADRCPHRFAPLHMGTIVGDSIQCPYHGLRFDGSGQCTHNPHGEGNIPKAACVRGFAVVERHGAIWVWLGERHLASDALIPDFSFFEQAPTHAKGHGYLPTRAHYELLSDNIMDLSHVDFLHPDTLGGGALSRTRAAVEELANDRVRISWWAADDVPPPAFGAHLEDPSRADVWAEVIWHAPGLMLLGSGATAPGRPREEGPVTWNLHLMTPQDATNTHYFFANTRSFEQDNAQLNAFVQDMLIGIFAGEDKPMVEAQQRQIGEVDLLGLNPVLLPVDAGAVRCRRVLRRLIETERAATHANPSSSFGKEVLR from the coding sequence ATGAGCTATTTGCTCAACACCTGGTACATCGCCGGGTGGGCGGACGAGTTGGCGCCAAGGGCGATGCTGGGCAGGACCATCGTCGAACAACCCATGGTCTTCTTTCGCGACAGCCGGGGCGCGATCCAAGCGCTCGCCGATCGTTGCCCGCACCGTTTTGCCCCGCTACACATGGGCACGATTGTTGGCGACAGCATCCAGTGCCCATACCACGGCTTGCGTTTCGACGGCAGTGGCCAATGCACGCACAACCCCCATGGCGAGGGAAACATCCCCAAGGCGGCCTGTGTCCGCGGGTTCGCGGTCGTTGAACGCCACGGCGCGATCTGGGTCTGGCTGGGTGAGCGTCACCTGGCCAGCGATGCGCTGATTCCTGACTTTTCCTTTTTCGAGCAGGCGCCCACCCATGCCAAGGGACACGGGTACCTGCCTACACGCGCGCATTACGAGCTGCTGTCCGACAACATCATGGACCTGAGCCATGTTGATTTCCTGCACCCGGATACGCTCGGTGGCGGAGCGTTGTCACGCACCCGCGCCGCCGTCGAGGAGCTGGCCAACGATCGAGTGCGCATCAGTTGGTGGGCCGCAGATGATGTTCCTCCGCCGGCGTTCGGCGCTCACCTTGAAGATCCGAGCCGGGCAGACGTCTGGGCCGAAGTCATCTGGCACGCGCCTGGCCTGATGCTGCTGGGCAGTGGCGCCACCGCGCCAGGGCGCCCCAGGGAAGAGGGACCGGTGACCTGGAACCTGCACCTGATGACTCCGCAGGATGCGACGAATACCCATTATTTCTTCGCCAACACGCGCAGTTTCGAGCAGGACAACGCGCAATTGAACGCCTTCGTCCAGGACATGTTGATCGGCATCTTCGCCGGTGAAGACAAACCCATGGTCGAGGCCCAGCAGCGCCAGATAGGTGAGGTTGACTTGCTGGGCCTCAACCCGGTGTTGCTGCCCGTCGATGCCGGGGCCGTGCGCTGTCGGCGGGTGCTGCGTCGGTTGATTGAAACCGAGCGCGCGGCGACGCACGCCAACCCGTCATCAAGCTTTGGAAAAGAGGTATTGCGATGA
- a CDS encoding MFS transporter, with protein MNVERQARLPQSLLLLLGSCLPVLGAVLLAPVLPRMQEHFADTPGVAVLVPIALTLPALMIALLAPFAGIIADRLGRKPLLIGAMCLYTVCGVLPLWLDSLQAIVVSRAGIGLAEAAIMTCCTTMMGDYYSGARRERMFALQMVATSLSAAIFIAIGGVLGEYGWRTPFALYGLGLVLLPLMAWLLWEPHGRDVAAKKAAGATFPWRALAPLYGLAFLAGLSLFIVPVQVGYLLNLLHVEGSQQIGLTMGASQLGVLVGALSFRLFSGVPAHRQMLLAFVAAGIGGGLLAVADSHGWVVIAVLINGLGIGLMMPTLLTWIMAQVDFQQRGRAAGGFTSMFFAGEFVSPLVVLAITGGVTSALPAALGIVAGVQLLVAVACIRLRGGESVFPAAVAAKPDR; from the coding sequence ATGAACGTTGAACGCCAGGCGCGGCTGCCGCAGTCCTTGTTGCTGTTGCTCGGCAGCTGCCTGCCGGTCCTCGGCGCGGTGCTGCTGGCCCCCGTCCTGCCGCGCATGCAGGAACACTTCGCCGACACCCCGGGCGTCGCGGTGCTGGTTCCCATCGCCCTGACGCTACCGGCGCTGATGATTGCCCTGTTGGCACCTTTCGCCGGGATCATTGCCGACCGACTCGGACGCAAGCCGTTGCTGATCGGCGCGATGTGCCTCTACACCGTCTGTGGGGTGCTGCCGCTCTGGCTGGATTCGTTGCAGGCGATCGTCGTCAGCCGCGCCGGCATCGGCCTGGCCGAGGCGGCGATCATGACGTGCTGCACCACGATGATGGGCGACTACTACAGCGGCGCGCGGCGTGAACGCATGTTCGCCCTGCAAATGGTCGCGACCTCGTTGTCGGCGGCGATTTTCATTGCCATCGGCGGCGTGCTGGGCGAGTACGGCTGGCGCACACCGTTTGCGCTGTACGGGTTGGGGCTGGTGCTGCTGCCGTTGATGGCCTGGCTGCTGTGGGAGCCGCATGGGCGTGACGTCGCGGCGAAAAAAGCCGCAGGCGCGACGTTTCCCTGGCGCGCCTTGGCACCGTTGTATGGCCTGGCATTCCTTGCCGGATTGAGCCTGTTCATCGTGCCGGTACAAGTTGGTTATCTGCTCAACCTGCTGCATGTCGAAGGGTCGCAGCAGATTGGCTTGACCATGGGCGCCAGCCAGCTCGGCGTACTGGTCGGCGCGTTGAGTTTCCGCCTGTTCAGTGGCGTGCCGGCGCACCGGCAGATGCTCCTGGCCTTCGTCGCCGCTGGCATCGGCGGTGGGTTGCTGGCGGTGGCCGACAGCCATGGATGGGTGGTGATCGCCGTACTGATCAATGGCCTGGGTATCGGCCTGATGATGCCGACCCTGCTCACCTGGATCATGGCCCAGGTCGACTTCCAGCAGCGCGGCCGCGCCGCCGGTGGTTTCACCTCGATGTTCTTCGCCGGGGAGTTTGTCAGCCCGCTGGTGGTGCTGGCGATCACCGGTGGGGTGACCAGCGCCTTGCCCGCCGCGCTGGGCATCGTTGCCGGCGTTCAACTCCTGGTGGCCGTGGCCTGTATTCGGTTGCGTGGCGGCGAGTCGGTTTTTCCCGCTGCGGTTGCGGCAAAGCCTGATCGCTGA
- a CDS encoding efflux RND transporter permease subunit encodes MTSPGKFPQSPANAFDDFDPRSGSVLERALFNHRLWVLLLCLATTLVLGWQSSRVELNASFEKMIPTHHPYIANYLEHQQELSGLGNALRIAVVNKRGEIYDADYLKTLQALSDKIYLLPGVDRAYMKSLWTPATRWVAVTEAGLEGGPVIPDNYDGGSASLAALRRNVQLSNEIGQLVAFDQASSIIQVPLLQRTPDGRPLDYTRLSQQLESLRSQYQSDSVDIHITGFAKKVGDLIAGLRQILIFFAVAILITTVVLYWYTRCIRSTLLVVFCSLVAVVWQLGLLPLLDYQLDPYSVLVPFLVFAIGMSHGAQKMNGIMQDIGRGMHRVVAARFTFRRLFLAGLTALLCDAVGFAVLMIIKIQVIQDLAMIASIGVAVLIFTNLILLPILLSYVGVSGHAARLSLKSEHAEQAGQHRHGFWRFLDLFTQRRWAALCIALSLALATLGFVVSLQLKVGDLDAGAPELRADSRYNQDDAFLTRHYGASSDLFAVMIKTPASACSRYDILNKVDALDWQLRTLPGVDSTNSLALLNRRMLVGLSEGSPKWYELQNNQAMLNMITAGAPRGLYNEDCSLLTLYAYLSDHKAQTLTRLVEHVEQFAAANNTNDVQFLLAAGNAGIEAATNIVVKQANREMLFWVYGAVILLCLITFRSWRATVCAVIPLMLTSILCEALMVWLDIGVKVATLPVIALGVGIGVDYALYVMSILLGHMRQGTSLSESYYRALLSTGKVVMLTGVTLAIGVATWMFSPIKFQADMGVLLAFMFVWNMVGALVLLPALAHFLLPSERISREQTLAEPIPPTSLALTPAVVEEGGCLQQALCPQTPGHDQRATPCAQPIAS; translated from the coding sequence ATGACGTCCCCTGGTAAGTTCCCCCAATCCCCTGCGAATGCGTTCGACGATTTCGATCCGCGTTCCGGCTCGGTGCTCGAACGGGCATTGTTCAATCATCGCCTGTGGGTGTTGCTGCTGTGCCTGGCGACCACGCTGGTGTTGGGTTGGCAGTCCAGCCGCGTCGAGCTCAACGCCAGTTTCGAAAAAATGATTCCCACCCATCATCCCTACATTGCCAACTACCTTGAGCACCAGCAGGAGTTGAGCGGGCTGGGCAACGCCTTGCGCATCGCCGTGGTGAACAAGCGGGGCGAGATCTATGACGCTGACTACCTCAAGACCTTGCAGGCGTTGAGCGACAAGATCTACCTGCTGCCCGGTGTCGATCGCGCCTACATGAAATCGTTGTGGACGCCCGCCACGCGCTGGGTCGCCGTGACCGAAGCCGGCCTGGAAGGCGGGCCGGTGATCCCGGATAACTACGACGGTGGTTCCGCCAGCCTGGCGGCCTTGCGGCGAAATGTGCAGCTGTCCAACGAAATCGGCCAGCTGGTGGCATTCGACCAGGCCTCGAGCATCATCCAGGTCCCGCTGTTGCAGCGCACTCCCGACGGCCGGCCCTTGGACTACACCCGGTTGTCGCAACAACTGGAATCGCTGCGCAGCCAATACCAGAGCGACAGCGTTGATATCCATATCACCGGTTTCGCCAAGAAAGTCGGTGACCTGATCGCCGGCCTGCGGCAGATCCTGATCTTCTTCGCCGTGGCGATCCTGATCACCACCGTCGTGCTCTATTGGTACACCCGCTGCATTCGCAGCACCTTGCTGGTGGTGTTCTGCTCATTGGTGGCGGTGGTCTGGCAGCTTGGCCTGCTGCCGTTGCTGGATTATCAGCTGGACCCCTATTCGGTGCTGGTGCCGTTCCTGGTGTTTGCCATTGGCATGAGCCATGGCGCGCAGAAGATGAACGGGATCATGCAGGACATCGGTCGGGGCATGCACCGCGTGGTCGCCGCGCGTTTCACCTTTCGCCGCCTGTTCCTCGCCGGCCTCACCGCGCTGCTCTGTGACGCGGTCGGTTTCGCGGTGCTGATGATCATCAAGATCCAGGTGATCCAGGACCTGGCGATGATCGCCAGCATCGGCGTCGCGGTACTGATCTTCACCAACTTGATCCTGCTGCCGATATTGCTTTCCTATGTCGGGGTCAGCGGCCATGCGGCGCGACTGAGCCTGAAAAGCGAGCACGCCGAGCAAGCCGGCCAACATCGCCATGGATTCTGGCGCTTCCTCGATCTGTTCACCCAGCGTCGCTGGGCGGCATTGTGCATCGCCTTGAGCCTGGCGCTGGCGACGCTCGGCTTCGTGGTCAGCCTGCAATTGAAGGTGGGTGACCTGGATGCAGGCGCTCCCGAACTGCGCGCTGATTCGCGCTACAACCAGGATGACGCCTTCCTGACCCGGCATTACGGCGCGAGCAGCGACCTGTTCGCGGTAATGATCAAGACGCCTGCCAGCGCCTGTTCGCGCTATGACATCCTGAACAAGGTCGATGCCCTCGACTGGCAATTGCGTACCTTGCCGGGTGTCGACTCGACCAATTCCCTGGCGCTGCTCAACCGTCGAATGCTGGTGGGCCTCAGCGAAGGCAGCCCGAAGTGGTACGAGCTGCAGAACAACCAGGCGATGCTCAACATGATCACCGCCGGGGCGCCACGCGGGTTGTACAACGAAGACTGCAGCCTGCTGACGCTGTACGCCTACCTCTCCGACCACAAGGCGCAAACCCTGACCCGCCTGGTGGAGCATGTCGAACAGTTCGCGGCGGCGAACAATACCAACGACGTCCAGTTCCTCCTGGCTGCCGGCAACGCCGGAATCGAGGCCGCGACCAATATCGTGGTCAAGCAGGCCAATCGGGAAATGCTGTTCTGGGTCTACGGTGCGGTGATCCTGCTCTGCCTGATCACCTTCCGCTCCTGGCGTGCCACGGTGTGCGCGGTGATTCCGCTGATGCTCACCTCGATCCTCTGCGAAGCGCTGATGGTCTGGCTGGACATCGGCGTCAAGGTCGCGACCCTGCCGGTCATCGCGCTCGGCGTGGGCATCGGCGTCGACTATGCGCTGTACGTGATGAGCATCCTGCTCGGTCACATGCGCCAGGGCACCAGCCTGTCGGAGTCGTATTACCGGGCACTGCTGTCCACCGGCAAGGTGGTGATGCTGACCGGAGTGACCCTGGCGATCGGCGTCGCCACCTGGATGTTTTCGCCGATCAAGTTCCAGGCCGACATGGGCGTGCTGCTGGCGTTCATGTTCGTCTGGAACATGGTCGGCGCCCTGGTCCTGTTGCCGGCCCTGGCGCACTTCCTGTTGCCGAGCGAACGGATCAGTCGGGAACAGACCTTGGCTGAACCCATCCCGCCGACCAGCTTGGCGCTCACGCCTGCCGTGGTCGAGGAGGGCGGTTGCCTGCAACAGGCCCTTTGTCCGCAAACCCCGGGACACGATCAACGCGCAACGCCCTGCGCCCAACCCATTGCGTCATGA
- a CDS encoding WD40/YVTN/BNR-like repeat-containing protein, whose amino-acid sequence MNRISQAGALLLALCLPVAASECLAGTAAVDVPLNTPAMQVSGAQKGVLIDLARAGTRLVAVGERGLVVFSDDNGQSWRQASVPVSVSLTAVQFVDAQQGWAVGHAGVVLTTHDGGEHWTLQLDGVRVAQLELEAAKAEQATAANPDDALIRVQSAERLVADGADKPFLALQFIDAHRGLIVGAYGLALQTTDGGATWHSLMGRIANPNGLHLYAISRQGPRWFLAGEQGYLARSDDDATSFSQLDSPYEGSFFTLQSRADGALLVAGLKGNAFVSNDAGTSFQRLSVPVPISFNDATRLADGQVLLVNQAGTLFRNGGQVLLPFGKPLGKPVSSLIEAADGSLVVAGFTGLQRIAQPATAASE is encoded by the coding sequence ATGAACAGAATCAGTCAGGCGGGCGCGTTGCTCTTGGCCCTGTGCCTGCCCGTCGCCGCGAGCGAATGCCTGGCCGGGACGGCTGCCGTGGACGTGCCGCTGAATACTCCCGCCATGCAGGTGTCGGGTGCGCAGAAAGGCGTTTTGATCGACCTGGCGCGCGCCGGTACACGTCTCGTCGCCGTAGGTGAACGCGGGCTGGTGGTGTTTTCCGACGATAACGGGCAGAGCTGGCGCCAGGCTTCGGTGCCGGTGTCGGTCAGCCTGACGGCGGTGCAGTTTGTCGATGCGCAGCAGGGTTGGGCGGTCGGCCACGCAGGCGTGGTGCTGACGACGCACGATGGCGGCGAGCACTGGACGCTGCAGCTCGACGGCGTGCGCGTGGCACAGCTGGAACTGGAGGCCGCCAAGGCCGAGCAGGCCACGGCAGCCAACCCGGACGACGCCCTGATACGGGTACAAAGTGCGGAGCGCCTGGTCGCCGATGGGGCGGACAAGCCCTTCCTGGCGCTCCAGTTCATCGATGCACACCGTGGGTTGATCGTCGGGGCCTATGGCTTGGCGCTGCAGACCACCGATGGCGGCGCGACCTGGCATTCATTGATGGGGCGCATCGCCAACCCGAACGGCTTGCACTTGTACGCCATCAGTCGCCAGGGCCCGCGTTGGTTCCTGGCGGGCGAGCAGGGTTACCTGGCGCGCTCGGACGACGACGCGACGTCGTTCAGCCAGTTGGACAGCCCTTACGAAGGCAGTTTCTTCACCCTCCAGAGTCGTGCCGATGGCGCGCTGCTCGTCGCCGGCCTGAAGGGCAACGCCTTTGTTTCCAACGATGCCGGCACAAGCTTTCAGCGCCTGTCCGTTCCCGTGCCGATTTCATTCAACGATGCCACCCGCCTGGCCGACGGTCAGGTATTGCTGGTCAACCAGGCCGGCACGCTGTTTCGCAACGGCGGGCAGGTGCTGCTGCCATTTGGCAAGCCGTTGGGCAAGCCTGTTTCAAGTCTGATCGAGGCCGCCGATGGCAGCCTGGTCGTTGCCGGTTTCACCGGGCTGCAGCGTATTGCGCAGCCAGCCACTGCCGCTTCGGAGTGA
- a CDS encoding DUF1329 domain-containing protein, with product MTIQFTLKALCLTLLAAAAPIALAASAEQAAALGKTLTPFGAEKAGNADGSIPAWDGGYTKVEPGYVPGAKRSDPFAADKPLFSITAQNLTKYADKLSDGTKELFKRFPETYRIDVYPTRRTAAAPQWVYDNTFKNATRAKLINSSAGLIPDGAYGGIPFPIPQNGTEAIWNHVLNWRGTSVAGHFRHYLMTADGNQVMTSDGLLTQEMPYYFQEGGPENYSGDYWLVHFVNLGPAIRAGEQILGRENINGDKSQAHVYLSGQRRVRTLPNACCDTPTPSTAGVMSFDELSVWGGRTDRFDWKLVGKQEIYVPYNTNKVQNAAQPQDLLGKHHLNPDYVRWELHRVWVVESTVAAGKRHQLPKGRYYLDEDTWQALLGDRWDASGQLAKTLWSLPSVLPDLPGLVQLSSGFYDLTSGAWFIQNLYAGLPEQYRAVDRYKASEFSPAAMAGRGVR from the coding sequence ATGACCATTCAGTTCACTCTAAAGGCCTTGTGCTTAACCCTGCTGGCTGCCGCCGCGCCGATCGCCCTGGCCGCCAGCGCCGAACAAGCCGCCGCGCTGGGCAAGACCCTGACGCCCTTCGGTGCCGAGAAGGCTGGCAATGCCGACGGCAGCATCCCGGCCTGGGACGGTGGCTACACCAAGGTCGAGCCGGGCTATGTCCCGGGCGCCAAGCGCAGCGATCCGTTTGCCGCCGATAAACCCTTGTTCAGCATCACTGCACAGAACCTGACCAAGTACGCCGACAAGCTCAGCGACGGCACCAAGGAGCTGTTCAAGCGCTTCCCGGAGACCTATCGCATCGATGTCTACCCGACCCGGCGCACGGCGGCCGCGCCGCAATGGGTCTACGACAACACCTTCAAGAATGCGACTCGGGCCAAACTGATCAACAGCAGTGCCGGCCTGATTCCCGACGGTGCCTATGGCGGGATTCCGTTTCCGATTCCGCAGAACGGCACCGAAGCCATCTGGAACCACGTGTTGAACTGGCGCGGCACTTCGGTGGCGGGGCATTTTCGCCACTATCTGATGACCGCCGACGGCAACCAGGTGATGACCAGCGACGGCCTGCTGACCCAGGAAATGCCCTACTACTTCCAGGAGGGCGGTCCTGAAAACTACTCGGGCGACTACTGGCTGGTGCACTTCGTCAACCTCGGCCCGGCGATTCGTGCCGGCGAGCAGATCCTCGGGCGTGAAAACATCAACGGCGACAAATCCCAGGCCCATGTCTACCTGAGCGGCCAGCGCCGGGTGCGCACGCTGCCCAACGCCTGCTGTGATACGCCGACGCCTTCCACCGCCGGGGTCATGTCCTTCGATGAGTTGAGTGTGTGGGGCGGTCGTACGGACCGGTTCGACTGGAAACTGGTCGGCAAGCAGGAAATCTACGTTCCCTACAACACCAACAAGGTGCAGAACGCTGCCCAGCCGCAGGACCTGTTGGGCAAGCACCATCTGAACCCGGATTACGTGCGCTGGGAGTTGCACCGCGTCTGGGTGGTCGAGTCGACGGTGGCCGCCGGCAAGCGCCACCAGTTGCCCAAGGGCCGCTACTACCTCGACGAGGACACTTGGCAAGCCCTGCTCGGCGATCGTTGGGACGCCAGCGGTCAACTGGCCAAGACCCTCTGGTCGCTGCCTTCCGTATTGCCCGACCTGCCAGGCCTGGTGCAACTGTCATCCGGTTTCTACGACCTGACTTCCGGTGCGTGGTTTATCCAGAACCTCTATGCCGGGTTGCCGGAGCAGTATCGCGCGGTTGATCGCTACAAGGCCTCGGAGTTCTCGCCCGCGGCGATGGCGGGTCGCGGCGTGCGTTGA
- a CDS encoding DUF1302 domain-containing protein, whose protein sequence is MATRKIAASRRVPFTLTLAASLGLGASAAQAFQIDTGNPDLSLRWDNTLKYSAAWRLKDPSSKLSEGQTALNQNDGDHNFGKGLISNRLDILSELDIGFHNFGARLSGAAWYDTVYQDRNDNNDAASANQRSVGFDEFTHDTQQLHGGDGELLDAFVYWNGELADRTLSVRAGRHGLIWGESLFFGGNGIAGAMAPVDVVKAQSVPNTQFKEITRPVNQLSTAYQLTDDVSLGAFYQLEWEATRLPGAGSYFSTSDTIGDGNERLITGGPFPDFLGGNANSPAAFFHGKDKKARSSGQGGLQLKYNTGTTDYGLYALQYHEKTPTLYLKPNATGPNFSTGQVGEYSWVYPEDIRVLGASFATSVNEYSFAGEASMRWNMPLVSNAQTVLPGVDADNNDDALYAVGRTAHVNLNVLASLGPSFVSNEASLVGEVAWNRLLAVTRNRAALDPNATDDGLGLKLVYTPTYRQFFPGVDLSVPVGISYFPMGKSAVISGFGPDRGGDMNIGVSATYLDQVTVGLTYTHFYGPEDTSLNAANQFNYKQSLKDRDYLAFSVKTTF, encoded by the coding sequence ATGGCTACTCGCAAGATCGCTGCGTCGCGGCGCGTCCCCTTTACCCTGACCCTTGCTGCGAGCCTGGGACTGGGCGCTTCGGCTGCCCAGGCCTTCCAGATCGACACCGGCAATCCCGACCTCAGCTTGCGTTGGGACAATACGCTGAAGTACAGCGCGGCCTGGCGGCTGAAGGATCCCAGCAGCAAACTCAGCGAGGGCCAGACGGCGCTGAACCAGAATGACGGCGACCATAACTTCGGCAAGGGGCTGATCTCCAATCGCCTGGACATTCTTTCCGAACTGGACATCGGTTTTCACAACTTCGGTGCCCGTCTGAGCGGCGCCGCCTGGTACGACACCGTGTACCAGGACCGCAACGACAACAACGACGCGGCCAGCGCCAACCAACGGTCGGTGGGCTTCGACGAATTCACCCACGACACCCAGCAATTGCACGGTGGCGACGGTGAACTGCTGGACGCCTTTGTCTACTGGAACGGTGAGCTGGCCGACCGTACGTTGTCGGTTCGCGCGGGGCGCCACGGCCTGATCTGGGGCGAGAGCCTGTTCTTCGGCGGCAACGGGATTGCCGGGGCCATGGCGCCGGTGGACGTGGTCAAGGCGCAGTCGGTGCCCAACACGCAGTTCAAGGAAATCACCCGGCCGGTCAACCAGCTCTCCACCGCGTACCAACTGACCGACGATGTGTCATTGGGCGCCTTCTACCAGTTGGAGTGGGAGGCCACCCGCTTGCCGGGCGCCGGCAGTTATTTCTCCACCAGCGATACCATCGGCGATGGCAATGAACGGCTGATCACAGGCGGGCCATTCCCGGATTTCCTGGGCGGCAATGCCAACAGCCCGGCGGCGTTTTTCCATGGCAAGGACAAGAAGGCCAGGAGCTCCGGCCAGGGCGGCCTGCAGCTCAAGTACAACACCGGGACGACGGATTACGGCCTGTACGCGCTGCAGTACCACGAGAAAACCCCGACGTTGTATTTGAAGCCGAATGCCACCGGGCCGAACTTCAGCACCGGGCAGGTCGGCGAATACTCCTGGGTCTACCCGGAAGATATTCGCGTACTGGGGGCCAGCTTCGCGACGTCGGTGAACGAGTACAGCTTTGCCGGCGAAGCGTCGATGCGCTGGAACATGCCGCTGGTCTCCAACGCCCAGACCGTCCTGCCGGGCGTCGACGCGGACAACAACGATGACGCCCTCTACGCCGTCGGCCGCACGGCCCACGTCAACCTCAACGTCCTGGCCTCGCTGGGCCCTTCCTTTGTTTCCAATGAAGCCAGCCTGGTGGGCGAGGTCGCCTGGAACCGCCTGCTGGCCGTGACCAGGAATCGTGCCGCGCTGGACCCCAACGCCACCGATGACGGCCTGGGCTTGAAGCTGGTTTACACACCCACCTATCGCCAGTTCTTCCCAGGCGTGGACCTCAGCGTGCCGGTGGGCATCAGCTATTTCCCCATGGGCAAGTCGGCGGTGATCAGCGGGTTCGGTCCCGATCGGGGAGGGGACATGAACATCGGCGTCTCCGCCACCTACCTGGACCAAGTGACCGTGGGGCTGACCTACACCCACTTCTACGGTCCCGAGGATACCAGCCTCAACGCCGCCAACCAGTTCAACTACAAGCAGTCGCTGAAGGACCGGGATTACCTGGCTTTCTCCGTCAAGACCACGTTTTAA
- a CDS encoding Rieske (2Fe-2S) protein, which produces MGHEAMVLCRLDELVEGQSRGFDPLGTGKDSVFALRHDGEVRVYRNRCPHLEVRLEYRKDRFLSVDGRQVICYAHGARFLPDTGLCVYGPCLGESLSALQWHAEADWLVLEAGQLEVPAGS; this is translated from the coding sequence ATGGGTCATGAAGCGATGGTGCTGTGTCGCCTGGATGAACTGGTCGAAGGGCAGTCCCGCGGGTTCGACCCTCTGGGCACCGGAAAAGACAGCGTGTTTGCCCTGCGCCATGACGGCGAGGTGCGGGTTTATCGCAACCGTTGCCCGCATCTGGAGGTGCGCCTGGAGTACCGCAAGGACCGTTTTCTCAGCGTCGATGGCCGCCAGGTCATCTGTTACGCCCACGGTGCCAGGTTCCTTCCGGACACTGGTTTGTGCGTCTACGGGCCGTGCCTGGGCGAAAGCCTGAGTGCTCTGCAATGGCACGCGGAGGCTGATTGGCTGGTGCTCGAAGCCGGCCAACTGGAGGTGCCTGCGGGGTCATGA
- a CDS encoding VOC family protein: MNIIGLDALIFGVDDIEACTHCLRDYGLQPVDVDSEGGRFEALDGTAVIIRRADDVRLPAAIGPAPSIRETVYGVAGVADLEAIADELGRDRLVTRGADGSVHSVDDMGFAIGFQVSVRRPYSAPADLTNAPGHAPQRPVNQPAVNPDMQALPRTLSHVVYFVPDAVKAEAFYKRLGFVTTDAFVGAGPFMRPAGSDDHHCLFMIQTPPHMKGCEHFTFHLGSGTEVLLAGRRFEQQGWTSFWGPGRHLFGSNWFWYFNSPLGCHIEYDADMDKHDDDWQARQASLSADNSQLFLFTSREKWFPSGPPPKQA; encoded by the coding sequence ATGAACATCATCGGTCTTGATGCCTTGATTTTTGGCGTCGACGATATTGAAGCCTGTACGCATTGCCTGCGTGACTACGGTCTGCAACCTGTCGATGTCGACAGCGAGGGCGGTCGTTTCGAAGCGCTCGACGGCACGGCGGTGATTATCCGTCGGGCGGATGACGTCCGTTTGCCAGCGGCCATCGGGCCTGCACCCTCGATTCGTGAAACCGTCTATGGCGTGGCCGGCGTGGCGGATCTCGAGGCCATCGCCGATGAGTTGGGGCGCGACCGCCTGGTGACTCGCGGTGCCGATGGTTCCGTGCACAGTGTGGACGACATGGGTTTCGCCATTGGTTTCCAGGTCAGTGTGCGACGCCCGTACAGCGCGCCCGCCGACCTGACCAACGCACCGGGCCATGCTCCCCAGCGTCCGGTCAACCAGCCGGCAGTCAACCCGGACATGCAGGCCCTGCCACGCACATTGTCCCACGTGGTGTATTTCGTGCCGGATGCGGTCAAGGCCGAAGCCTTCTACAAGCGCCTGGGCTTCGTGACCACGGATGCTTTCGTTGGCGCGGGCCCGTTCATGCGTCCGGCCGGTTCCGATGACCATCACTGTCTGTTCATGATCCAGACCCCGCCGCACATGAAGGGCTGCGAGCACTTCACCTTTCACCTGGGCAGCGGCACGGAAGTGCTGCTGGCGGGCCGGCGTTTCGAACAGCAAGGCTGGACCAGTTTCTGGGGCCCGGGCCGCCACCTCTTCGGCTCCAACTGGTTCTGGTATTTCAACAGCCCACTGGGCTGCCATATCGAATATGACGCCGACATGGACAAGCACGACGACGACTGGCAAGCGCGCCAGGCGTCGTTGTCGGCGGATAACTCGCAGCTGTTCCTGTTCACCTCCCGGGAAAAATGGTTCCCGAGCGGTCCGCCGCCGAAGCAGGCCTGA